A part of Ziziphus jujuba cultivar Dongzao chromosome 8, ASM3175591v1 genomic DNA contains:
- the LOC125421482 gene encoding PLAT domain-containing protein 3-like, translating to MSRQYCLIFFIGLFLITGATGDSNNDCVFTLYVKTGSIIRAGTDSKISLTIGDHSGRSVWVPDLESWGLMGSTYNYFERGNLDIFTGRGPCVGAPLCRLNLTSDGTGPHSGWYCDYIEVTSTGPHTACSQTVFYVDQWLAVDAPPYKLTAILDGCKNGNAVAEHGKRKLFAVGHPIRSATA from the exons ATGAGTCGCCAATACtgcttaatattttttatcgGTCTCTTTCTCATTACTGGAGCAACTGGGGATTCGAAT AACGACTGCGTATTCACCCTCTACGTGAAGACGGGCTCAATAATAAGGGCCGGCACAGATTCGAAGATTAGCCTGACGATCGGCGATCACTCTGGCCGGTCGGTGTGGGTCCCGGACCTTGAATCGTGGGGCTTAATGGGGTCCACCTACAACTATTTTGAGCGCGGCAACCTCGACATCTTCACAGGACGCGGTCCGTGCGTCGGAGCACCGCTTTGCCGGCTCAACCTGACCTCCGACGGAACGGGACCACATTCTGGCTGGTACTGTGACTACATTGAGGTCACATCCACTGGGCCTCACACGGCGTGTTCACAGACGGTGTTCTACGTGGATCAGTGGCTGGCCGTTGATGCTCCTCCGTACAAGCTGACGGCCATTCTCGATGGGTGTAAAAATGGTAATGCGGTTGCGGAGCACGGGAAACGTAAGCTGTTTGCTGTAGGCCACCCCATAAGATCTGCTACtgcttga